The following coding sequences are from one Polynucleobacter sp. JS-JIR-II-50 window:
- a CDS encoding DUF3047 domain-containing protein, whose product MIKQALLLLILSAVVFLTGCAGLGGDSVQNEAGQAFNVDQLPAQEELPKFSAETARAGMPNGWNFYRIAPFKKNTVYRLENYQGKTVLSANSKTSASGLAVKLRPRQVNNLWLQWEWKAINPIVNADNTDAYADDAPLRILVAFDGNKSKLPLKEKMTFEMANLISGQEMPYATLMYIWSGKSPVDTIIPNAHTSRIKMIVVDSGWDGLDQWHKHQRDLAADYKRAYGESPGQVIGIALLTDTDNTKSEARAYYGDIELIRKNPK is encoded by the coding sequence ATGATCAAGCAAGCTCTCTTACTTTTAATCCTTAGCGCAGTCGTATTTTTGACTGGATGTGCAGGGCTTGGTGGAGATTCTGTGCAAAACGAGGCAGGACAGGCATTTAATGTGGATCAATTGCCAGCGCAAGAGGAGTTGCCAAAGTTCTCGGCTGAAACTGCGCGTGCTGGCATGCCTAATGGTTGGAATTTTTACCGCATTGCACCTTTTAAAAAGAACACGGTGTATCGCCTGGAAAACTATCAAGGCAAAACAGTGCTTAGCGCTAATTCCAAAACATCCGCATCCGGATTGGCTGTGAAGTTGCGTCCTCGTCAGGTAAATAATTTGTGGCTGCAGTGGGAATGGAAGGCCATCAACCCAATTGTGAATGCTGATAATACGGATGCTTACGCAGATGATGCTCCGCTACGTATCTTGGTTGCATTCGATGGTAATAAGTCAAAGTTACCCTTAAAAGAAAAAATGACTTTTGAAATGGCCAATCTTATTAGCGGCCAAGAAATGCCTTATGCCACGCTAATGTATATCTGGTCTGGAAAGTCCCCTGTTGATACCATTATTCCAAATGCGCATACCTCTCGCATCAAAATGATTGTGGTAGATTCCGGTTGGGATGGTTTGGATCAGTGGCACAAGCATCAGCGCGATTTAGCGGCTGACTATAAGCGTGCCTACGGTGAGAGCCCTGGTCAAGTCATTGGTATCGCCTTACTCACCGATACAGACAATACCAAATCAGAAGCGCGTGCGTATTACGGTGACATTGAACTCATTCGCAAGAATCCAAAATAA
- a CDS encoding cation-translocating P-type ATPase: MNPQKDTNSELFTLDIGGMTCASCVGRVEKALDKIPGVEAASVNLATEQAKIRIKANSEVKIDDIIALVQKTGYSAKISAHHGIPELAPSKLFWGADGLGRVVLGFALSAPLFLPMFLMPFGIHWSLSPTWQLLLATPVQFFLGWRFYKAGFKSLMSGVGNMDLLVALGTSAAYGLSVYQMIALPHASHELYFEGSVVIICMVMLGKWLEARAKQQTSEAIRALQKLWPEHAKVIERNIVISENSALDQFRDLPLDQVFPKDRILVLPGERIPVDGIILLGNSQVDESLLTGESDPVKKHLGEKVIGGSLNGEGLLVVEAQAVGVESVLSKIISLVEDAQTQKAPIQKLVDQVSAIFVPSVIVIALITGLANWFYLDSASVAILRAVSVLVIACPCALGLATPAAIMAGTGVAARFGILIKDPQVLELAHRLNVVAFDKTGTLTIGKPRLLEIIPFGDSYAVDDILASAAGLQLGSEHPLAKALLDAAKQRGLNPITPTDSKALPGIGISGRPSAGVFLGLSQNLQSVASLEGNSHYSAILAKAQACFDAGQTVSVLMNQENPSSPIAIIAFGDELKDNAQEAVTSLQHLHIRAVMLSGDNLAAANRVAKTIGIQEVFAQIMPSSKAEIIRQLQSKDDERQFVAMVGDGVNDAPALATADVGMAMSTGTDVAMQAAGITLMRGDPTLVANAIDISKRTWRKIQQNLFWAFIFNATGIPLAALGYLSPMLAGSAMALSSFCVLSNALLLKRWRPVH, encoded by the coding sequence ATGAATCCCCAAAAAGACACTAATTCAGAGCTATTTACTCTAGATATCGGCGGGATGACCTGTGCCTCTTGTGTTGGCAGGGTTGAAAAGGCTTTAGACAAGATTCCCGGCGTAGAGGCCGCCAGTGTGAATTTGGCAACTGAACAAGCCAAAATTCGTATAAAAGCCAATTCTGAAGTCAAAATCGATGACATCATCGCTCTGGTACAAAAAACAGGTTATTCAGCCAAAATCAGTGCGCACCACGGCATTCCTGAGTTAGCCCCATCTAAATTGTTCTGGGGAGCTGATGGCCTAGGTCGGGTCGTTTTGGGCTTTGCTTTGTCAGCCCCACTCTTTCTACCCATGTTCTTGATGCCCTTTGGCATTCATTGGTCACTTTCACCAACATGGCAACTATTACTTGCAACGCCAGTACAATTCTTTTTAGGTTGGCGCTTTTATAAAGCAGGCTTCAAATCTCTGATGTCGGGTGTTGGCAATATGGATTTATTGGTCGCGCTCGGCACAAGTGCAGCCTACGGATTAAGTGTGTATCAAATGATTGCACTACCTCATGCAAGTCACGAGCTCTATTTTGAAGGATCAGTTGTCATTATCTGCATGGTCATGCTTGGTAAATGGTTAGAAGCCAGAGCCAAGCAACAAACTAGTGAAGCAATACGCGCCTTGCAAAAGCTATGGCCTGAACATGCCAAAGTCATCGAGCGCAATATTGTTATCAGTGAGAACTCTGCATTAGACCAATTTCGAGATCTTCCTCTAGATCAGGTATTCCCTAAAGATCGCATCTTAGTGTTGCCAGGCGAACGTATACCGGTAGATGGAATCATCTTACTTGGCAACAGCCAGGTTGATGAGTCCCTCCTTACCGGAGAAAGCGACCCTGTCAAAAAGCATCTTGGTGAAAAGGTCATTGGCGGCTCACTCAATGGGGAAGGCCTATTAGTGGTCGAGGCCCAGGCGGTAGGCGTTGAAAGCGTTCTCTCAAAAATCATTTCTTTGGTAGAAGATGCGCAAACCCAAAAAGCACCCATCCAAAAATTAGTCGATCAAGTCAGCGCGATCTTTGTTCCTAGTGTGATTGTGATTGCGCTTATTACCGGGTTAGCGAACTGGTTTTATTTGGATTCTGCATCCGTAGCCATACTGCGCGCAGTCTCAGTTCTCGTTATTGCATGTCCATGTGCACTGGGTCTTGCAACACCTGCAGCCATCATGGCAGGAACTGGCGTGGCAGCGCGCTTTGGAATCCTCATCAAAGATCCACAGGTATTAGAGTTGGCACATCGCTTAAATGTAGTGGCCTTCGATAAGACTGGCACCCTCACCATTGGCAAACCAAGACTGCTAGAAATTATTCCTTTTGGCGATTCATATGCGGTTGATGACATTCTCGCGAGTGCAGCAGGTTTACAGCTTGGTAGTGAGCACCCTCTTGCAAAAGCACTACTAGATGCCGCTAAACAAAGGGGCTTAAATCCCATCACACCAACAGACAGCAAAGCCCTGCCCGGTATTGGCATTAGCGGCAGACCAAGCGCTGGCGTTTTCCTGGGCCTTAGTCAGAACCTACAAAGCGTTGCATCGTTAGAAGGCAATTCCCACTACTCCGCAATACTTGCAAAGGCACAAGCCTGTTTTGATGCCGGTCAAACTGTCTCGGTATTAATGAATCAAGAAAATCCCTCCTCACCTATTGCGATCATTGCCTTTGGAGATGAACTCAAAGATAACGCTCAGGAGGCGGTTACCTCACTGCAGCATCTACATATTCGAGCAGTAATGCTTTCTGGCGATAATCTAGCTGCCGCTAATCGTGTTGCCAAAACGATTGGCATTCAAGAAGTATTTGCGCAAATTATGCCGAGCAGTAAAGCAGAAATCATTCGTCAACTCCAATCAAAAGATGATGAGCGTCAATTTGTTGCAATGGTAGGAGATGGTGTGAATGATGCGCCTGCCTTGGCCACTGCAGATGTGGGCATGGCAATGTCTACTGGCACTGATGTGGCCATGCAAGCTGCCGGCATTACCTTAATGCGAGGCGACCCCACTCTGGTGGCTAATGCTATTGATATCTCCAAGCGGACTTGGAGAAAGATTCAGCAAAATTTATTTTGGGCTTTTATCTTTAATGCCACCGGCATTCCCTTGGCCGCACTAGGATATCTTTCGCCAATGCTAGCTGGCAGCGCCATGGCTTTATCGAGCTTCTGCGTTCTTAGCAATGCCTTACTACTCAAGCGCTGGCGTCCTGTGCATTAA